The sequence below is a genomic window from Oscillatoria acuminata PCC 6304.
GAGCTAAGTTTAAACTGATGTCATTTGGATAAATTGCCGGTTGTTTGACTAAACATTGAATCCAGCTAACTCCTGTTTCTAAGTCGCCATAAATTTGGTTGGCAATGGCATCGACTTTGCCTAAATCAATGTGAGTTACGCCGTCAAGGGTTTGAGCAAAAATCGGGTCGCTGAGGCTTTGGCGCATATAAAAATTGGAAATGGCACGTTTGACTGGATTTCGCAACAGGATAATAATTTTAATTTCTGGAAACCAGTGGCGCAGATATTTGGCGAGGTTGGGTTGAATGATGTATCCGGGGGTGGCTTCTCCGGTTTGATAATTTGGATTATCAATGGGTGGAAAATAATCCAGATAATCGGCGAAAGTTTTCCCTTGTTGCCAATGGGTTACGCCAGTGAAGTAGTGCAGTTCTTTGGCGAGGGTGGGCAGAATTTGGGGATGTTGGCTCAGATAGTGATAAAGGGAGGTTGTGCCGCATTTCCAAACGCCAATGATGAGAAAGTTGGGAGGGTGATTTCGTCGCTCTGTCCAAGCATGGTTAATCAGTTCGGGATAATCTGGCTCTAAAATGGCGCGATAAGACTGATGGAGGATTGTCCGGGCGCGTTGGGCTTGCCCTTGGGTCGCAACATCGCCTTTTCCCAAGTAACGATAGGCGGTGGAGAGCAGTAGCGGGGTAAATCCCCGGTTGGCATCGTAATGAGTGTTTGGCTTGACAAGATCGACGATGCGCTGGCAAAATTCGAGTAGTCTAGGGGATTCCCGACCCGCAAGGCGTTGAAGGCAAAAGTACAAACGCCAGTGATGCCATTGTGCCTGAGGATTGAGCGCGTGGGCTTGGAGGTAATGTTCCATCGCCTGGGGAATATCCCACAGGGTCCAGTGGAGACCCGCGATCCGTTCTTGGATTTTTGCGGGTTGGGGGCAGAAGGTTAAGGCTCTTTGGTAGTGGTCGAGGACGGCTTGGGTGTGGGAATGGGTGGGCATTGGTAATCTGGCTGTCAGGTGGCGATCGCGCTGTGGTATTAGTATAGAGGTAAAATCAACGTGGTGTGAGTAGGCTGACTTTACTGAGATTAAGGAAAGAATCATGATTCATATCGAACAAATCCAAAAAGATATTAATGAATTGCCTGAAGAAGCACAATCTTTACTCCTAGATTTTATTGATTTATTAAAAAAGCGCTATTCAACCCCAGAAAAACAAACAATCCACTCAAATCACACTCCCAATCATCAACTGAGTACCCTAGATATTCTGAAAGAATCTGGACTAATTGGCTGTATCAGCGCCGACCCAAATCTTTCTACGAATTACAAATCTGTTCTCCAAGAAGAATTAGATTCTAAATATGATAATTGTTGACACGGCGTTTTGGGTTGCTTTATTCAATGATAAAGACCAATATCACCAAAGCGCACAAGAGACTGTAGCTAAATATGCTTATGAACCTTTAATCACCACTTGGTCTGTTCTTACAGAAACTTCTCATTTACTTTTGCAGCGTTCTGCAAATACCTATCAAGGGGTTCAAAAACAGCTTAGGTTAATCAGCCTTTTTCAAAAATATCCCCAAAGGTTTCAGTTATTCAATTTGCAAGAGACTCCTTTAAATCGAATTAATTTTTTGATAGAGAAATATCAAAATTTGCCAATGGATTTAGCCGATGCTTCCCTTGTAATTTTGGCAGAGGAATTGGGAGAGGGTCGAATTCTTTCGGTTGATGATCGGGATTTTAATGCCTATCGATGGAAGAATGCAAGGCCTTTTCAGAATTTATTTGATAGGTTGTAGAGAGTGAGGTAGATATTTCCTCACCACCTTGAAAGGGCTGGCAATGTTTACTCTACGACTTTCTGGGGATTGACCGCCTTTGCTCGGAGGTAATGTTCCATCGCCTGGGGAATATCCCAGAAGGTCCAGTGGAGACCCGCGATCCGTTCTTGGATTTTCGCGGGTTGGGGGCAAAAGGTTAAGGCTCTTTGGTAGTGGTCGAGGACGGCTTGGGAGTGGGAATGAGTGGGCATTGGGAATCTGGCTGTCGGTCAGGCTTGACAAATCTTGAGTAATTTAATGCTAAGGGAGTTCCAAAAAATAAAATCGTCATTTCTCAAACAGGATTATAGATGATATCTACAAACCATTTGCCTAAGTTGGTCTGGTTATCTGGATCAGCATTTGTCAGTCTATTTAGCTTTTTTTCCACCTTTTCCATTTCTTTCTTCGTCAACTTTACTCCAGTTGGATAGGTTTGAGTAACCAACTCAACTTGGGGATTTTTTCCCTTCCATGTCATAGTTTCTGCAAATTTTAAAGCCGTCATAACTTCTTCAATAAGACTGCCATTCCAATGATGTTCTAAGGCGGCCCAAGTTCGCTCTATGGGATTATATTTACTGTGATAAGGAGGGTAGTAGGCTAGACGCACATTGATTTTATGGTGCTGGACAAAATCTAAAATTCGCTTCATAAATTGAGTTCTCCGGGAATGATTCTCCGGCCCGTTATCTTGTTTGATTAAAAGGGTTTTACAGCTTGGAAATTTGTGCTTCACTTTTGTCCAAAAAGAGTCTAATGTATCTACAATAAAATCACTCGTCACTTTGGACTCTGTAAAATATAGAAACAAATCTTTCCATTCTGGTATCAAAATTCCATAAGGAGTTAGTCGGCTTGATGGATGAAAATCATGATCACAAGCGGAGGTTGGTACTCGGGTTTTTCCTCCTCGTGAAAACGGGCCAATGTCAACGGCAGCCTTGGCATCCATTGAGATTTGCAAGGTGGTAGGGTCCTGGGCTGCCTCATCAGTTACTCTCCTCATTTGTTCAAAAATTTCATCAGTCTCGGGAATTTTTTTTTGAGGTTTAGACTTGGTGACTTTCTGAGGATAATACCCTAATTCATTCAATTTGATCCGGATTGTTTCTGTGCAAGGTAATTCTTCATCTCTATAATTTTTTTGCTCAATTAAAGCCTTTCTAACGCAGGAGGCACTCAACCTTCTATATAATCGATTGGTTTGAAAGGTCGGATCCGTCTGGCTCTGACTATCTACTATGGATTTAATATCGAATAATAAATTAGGGAGATGGATTTCAGTTTTTTTACGCCCTCTAGCTTGATAATTATTTACACAGGTTATTCCGGTCTCTAGCTCCCGAATACCTTGACGAATTATGTCTCTATTCCATCCCAACTCTCGGGCGGCTCGGCTCTGTCCGCCGTACCCCATCTCAATAACTGTCTGGGCCATAAAGCGGCGGCGTTGTGCCCCTTTCAATTGAGAAGCTGTTTCTTTCAATAAGTTTTTCAGCGGCTCTGTTAATTCCATCTGGGTTATAATCGGTCTCAATGGCTTGAATTCTTTATTTTACCAGGTTTTTGCCAGATTTATTTTTTGGGACTCCCTAACAGGAGGGAGGAAAGGTTGCAGGACAACGCTGGGAAAATCGCTAAGTCAAAAATTTCACAAGTTGGGAAGCGTGATCGTCTTTTAAGTTGAAATCAATCAATCAATAAGAGTAAATCTCTGGAACAGATTATGATGATAGAAGAGGGAAGCGATCAAGACATCATCTTGAGCATAGCTCGTCAAGTGATGTGGGAGGTATCTGAAAGACTAGCTGCTGCAAATCAAAAGAAAATTATCCTGAAACTAGGACCACAAGTGATATACGAGGTTGATCGAAATAGAACATATTTCAATACTCTGATGCGAGACCCTAGCAGTAAGCACCTAACAGGTGATGAACGTATTGCCCTCAGGGCTTACATTGCGCACGAGACTCGCTATGGCAATTGTGGTGAGCATGCCGAATTAGCCTACGTTTTGTTGAGACGAAAACAAAAATCAAATCATGAAGTAGCAGTCACAAGTTTAAAAAACGACGACCACGCTTTCGTAACAATCTTCACCAGTCAAGACGAAAGGATAATTGTTGATCCCTGGAAGGGCTGTGTTAACACGATATCCGCGAATGATGTAGATAAGTGGTGTGACTATCAATTCAACTCAAGAATGGATGGAAGAGATTTAGTTGAGGAATTGAAAAAGAAATATCCAACAGCCATTCAAGCCATTGATTATCATATTCGCGATGTCTATATGTCACTCGAAAAACATGAAATTTCATTCCAGGAATTTACAGAAGTGATGTTGCGATATCCAGGCTTTAGAATATACGGATAACGACTGGAGTTTAGACCAATTAACGAGCTTTTATTCAGGGTGTTCTGGCTTTTGAGTGGCATCTAAGATTAGAACGCTGGCTCCCCTTTTTTCAGCCCTAGGGCTAAAAATCCCTGACTGTAAAGCTTTCAGCCCTCATTCTTAACTTTTGTCAGTCAACTAGGTTCCGTGCTTGACTCTCGCTCGAATGGATTCGTAATAGTTTTGGGTATAATGTAGGGAGCATTTTTGTCAGGGTGGCCCTTGGGGCCACCCGCTTTTTGATGACATCTCCATTATCTCAAACAATTGACCCGTCTGGGTTTTCCCTCCGTTGTCATCCTCTCAGAAAGTTTAGTCTTAACTCCAGTAACAAAGTCGCCCATGAAAGGAAGCCATATCCATGAAATCTATGACCAAACCTACGCTCAAAGATACAACGAAAAATTTATTTTTCGTGATTGTCATGCTGATTTTGAAGAGAGCGTAATTAAGGACTTACTATGTAAGCTTGACGATCGCGCAAAGTGGCTAGATGTAGCGTGTGGAACAGGCTACTTTTTGAGTCGTTTTCCTGATGGAGAGCGTTGTGGGCTAGACTTTTCTTCTGCAATGCTTGATGTTGCTCGAAAAGATAACCCAGGAGTCAAGTTTATTCAGGGTGACTTTAGGGATAAACGCTTGCATTGGGAAGGCAAATGGGACTTAGTTTCCTGTATGTGGTGGGCTTATTCCTATGTGGAGTCACTACCAGAATTAGAGCAGGTTATTGAAAATCTTGCTTGTTGGACATCAGATCGCGGCGCGTTATTTCTTCCAGTGGGGAATCCAGAGGTTGTAACGGTTGGAGAGGTTAGTTTTCCATACACCATAAAAGATGTTGGTGTTTATGGTGGAAAAATGAAGCTCGAAGGGCTAATTTGGACTTGGATAGATGAAGAATCAAATAAGCGACATGAACATTTAATTGCACCGCATATCGATTATCTGACTTCTTTTTTAAGTCGGTACTTTGATCGCGTCGATATCATCGAATATCCAGAATTTAAGACTAGAAAAGCGATTATTGCTCGGGAGAAAAAGAAACAAATAACGACGGATTCAGGTAATGGTAAAGAGCGAGGAAAGGCTTTATCTGTATTCTCTGAATCTACGAGAATCAAAAACTGGTGGAATTATAAAATTCCGCCGTTACTAGGAATTGTTTATGCTTTACTTCTTCTAAGTGATTATACAATTGCCCAAGCAACAACTATTTTTGCTGTAATTATCAGCACTTCTATTGGCGCAGCAGGCTACGGACATTTTATCAACGACATCTGCGACATCGAAACCGACCAAAAAGCCAACAAACCCAACGCCGCCGCCAACCTTCAACCCTGGCAACGCCTCCTCCTCTGCCTCCTCTTCCTGAGCATCGGCTTCGCTGCCCCCCTTCTCACCCATCTCGGCATCATTCCCCTCGCCCTGCTCACCGCCAACTACCTGCTCCCCACCCTCTACTCTGTCCCCCCCCTGCGCCTGAAAGAACGGGGCACCTGGGGCATCCTCAGCGATGCAGCCGGAGCGCACCTCGTTCCTACCCTCTTCGTCGCTGCTACCGTCCTCAGCCAAACCCCCGACCCACCCCGCAACGCCCTCATTTTCACCGGAATTGCCGCCGCCCATGCCTTTTTCGTCGGGCTGCGCGGCATTTTGCTGCACCAACTCTGGGATCGCACCAACGATCTCAACTCTGGGACTGCCACCTTTGTCACCCAACAACCACCGAAAACCGTCCATCGGTGGATCGACCGCCTCGTCTTCCCCGTTGAAATCCTCTTACTTAGTGGTGTGGCCCTGCTCCTGTGCCAATCTACCCCTGCGTTGACCATCTTTTTTGCTGTCTATTTGCTCCTCACCACCGTTAACATCAAAACCGCCCCCCATCCCTTCACCCCCTCCCCGCCCAAAGGTCAAAACATCATCCCCCACGACCTCTATGAAGTCTGGCTTCCCCTGGCCCTCTCCATCACCCTGGCAGTGCAAAATCCCCAATTCCTGCTCCTTGTGGCACTCACTGCAATGTTGTTCTACCCGTCGATAAAGGTTCGCATCACAGAAATGTTCCAGGTCATCAAAGCTGGATTCACGCCAACACCCCATCCCACCCCGTCCCCATCTGACGCACCCCGTCCCACTCCTAGCACTGTCGCGCCGTTAACGCTAACAATGCAGCAGCAGCTAGAGACGGAGGGATATGTGGTGCTGGAAAACTTTTTAACCCCTGATGAATTGGAGGATTTACGGGAGTTTGATCGCACCCACCCCTTACCAGAAGATATGGCCGCAAGCGAGAAACCGCAAACGCTAACCACATCCGACTTAACCTATCGTAAAAAATTCGGAGACAAATTTAAAAGCATCGCTGCACCAAAACTCAAGA
It includes:
- a CDS encoding tetratricopeptide repeat-containing sulfotransferase family protein; translation: MPTHSHTQAVLDHYQRALTFCPQPAKIQERIAGLHWTLWDIPQAMEHYLQAHALNPQAQWHHWRLYFCLQRLAGRESPRLLEFCQRIVDLVKPNTHYDANRGFTPLLLSTAYRYLGKGDVATQGQAQRARTILHQSYRAILEPDYPELINHAWTERRNHPPNFLIIGVWKCGTTSLYHYLSQHPQILPTLAKELHYFTGVTHWQQGKTFADYLDYFPPIDNPNYQTGEATPGYIIQPNLAKYLRHWFPEIKIIILLRNPVKRAISNFYMRQSLSDPIFAQTLDGVTHIDLGKVDAIANQIYGDLETGVSWIQCLVKQPAIYPNDISLNLALHLAFSQYIRYLPQWFEQFPREQILVLRSEDLFQNTPATLQQIYNFLGLEHHPLPEYRNLNQRKYNAISPGLHQQLTQYFQPYNEKLEDYLGQKFNW
- a CDS encoding DUF2281 domain-containing protein; amino-acid sequence: MIHIEQIQKDINELPEEAQSLLLDFIDLLKKRYSTPEKQTIHSNHTPNHQLSTLDILKESGLIGCISADPNLSTNYKSVLQEELDSKYDNC
- a CDS encoding type II toxin-antitoxin system VapC family toxin, producing the protein MIIVDTAFWVALFNDKDQYHQSAQETVAKYAYEPLITTWSVLTETSHLLLQRSANTYQGVQKQLRLISLFQKYPQRFQLFNLQETPLNRINFLIEKYQNLPMDLADASLVILAEELGEGRILSVDDRDFNAYRWKNARPFQNLFDRL
- a CDS encoding ISAzo13 family transposase, which gives rise to MELTEPLKNLLKETASQLKGAQRRRFMAQTVIEMGYGGQSRAARELGWNRDIIRQGIRELETGITCVNNYQARGRKKTEIHLPNLLFDIKSIVDSQSQTDPTFQTNRLYRRLSASCVRKALIEQKNYRDEELPCTETIRIKLNELGYYPQKVTKSKPQKKIPETDEIFEQMRRVTDEAAQDPTTLQISMDAKAAVDIGPFSRGGKTRVPTSACDHDFHPSSRLTPYGILIPEWKDLFLYFTESKVTSDFIVDTLDSFWTKVKHKFPSCKTLLIKQDNGPENHSRRTQFMKRILDFVQHHKINVRLAYYPPYHSKYNPIERTWAALEHHWNGSLIEEVMTALKFAETMTWKGKNPQVELVTQTYPTGVKLTKKEMEKVEKKLNRLTNADPDNQTNLGKWFVDIIYNPV
- a CDS encoding phytanoyl-CoA dioxygenase family protein — protein: MKGSHIHEIYDQTYAQRYNEKFIFRDCHADFEESVIKDLLCKLDDRAKWLDVACGTGYFLSRFPDGERCGLDFSSAMLDVARKDNPGVKFIQGDFRDKRLHWEGKWDLVSCMWWAYSYVESLPELEQVIENLACWTSDRGALFLPVGNPEVVTVGEVSFPYTIKDVGVYGGKMKLEGLIWTWIDEESNKRHEHLIAPHIDYLTSFLSRYFDRVDIIEYPEFKTRKAIIAREKKKQITTDSGNGKERGKALSVFSESTRIKNWWNYKIPPLLGIVYALLLLSDYTIAQATTIFAVIISTSIGAAGYGHFINDICDIETDQKANKPNAAANLQPWQRLLLCLLFLSIGFAAPLLTHLGIIPLALLTANYLLPTLYSVPPLRLKERGTWGILSDAAGAHLVPTLFVAATVLSQTPDPPRNALIFTGIAAAHAFFVGLRGILLHQLWDRTNDLNSGTATFVTQQPPKTVHRWIDRLVFPVEILLLSGVALLLCQSTPALTIFFAVYLLLTTVNIKTAPHPFTPSPPKGQNIIPHDLYEVWLPLALSITLAVQNPQFLLLVALTAMLFYPSIKVRITEMFQVIKAGFTPTPHPTPSPSDAPRPTPSTVAPLTLTMQQQLETEGYVVLENFLTPDELEDLREFDRTHPLPEDMAASEKPQTLTTSDLTYRKKFGDKFKSIAAPKLKTIIPGYRTVFCPWFRKTPNSKNNPIHLHQDPSFTDETQYSSLGIWCPLNDVNVESSCLCIVKGSHQLNLQKRNYNLVFLPYDQNIISYIENNYLTPVSLKEGQAILFDKRLIHGSPSNTSNIERVAATCFTIIPDEAPLYCCYKPSKELKQLEIYEVDDDFYNRYIYGEKPHGDGVTLIKTEPYTYDPLTPELIAEKLDPLHPDRTISRLKTQLAEQQRQHQTERDTLQQQLQETQTYLEQSCSQLQRELTASNEQLHQKTTELATLQQQLQETQTHLEESRSQRQRELTASNEQLHQKTTELATLKEDYSQTQTQLEHLREQLQTTQTKLQQTQTELERQRTQLQETQAKVAQLKLQQQQTQSEIQQSQEQLQQTQAKLQISERQQQQMQTLLEESQAELTEKTAELNQIKSEQHQARLAEIIRRRL